One Trachemys scripta elegans isolate TJP31775 chromosome 4, CAS_Tse_1.0, whole genome shotgun sequence genomic region harbors:
- the CHKA gene encoding choline kinase alpha: MKTKFCNGETEPSPLGLLLGCSAGPGVVLPAAGQPPSPPTHPEAEGKELAGVRAPQQQPAATLPPPEEEPDSRTRRKAYLWCKEFLPGAWRGLREEQLRISPIRGGLSNMLFQCSLPDTMETVADEPRKVLLRLYGAILQMRSCNKGGSGQAQKENDLQGAEAMVLESVMFAILAERNLGPKLYGIFPQGRLEEFIPSRKLDTEELGLPDISAEIAEKMARFHGMKMPFNKEPKWLFGTMEKYLNQVLRIKFTRESRIRKLNKILSYNLPQEMKSLRSMLEATSSPVVFCHNDCQEGNVLLLEGREDSEKQKLMLIDFEYSSYNYRGFDIANHFCEWMYDYTYEKYPFFKASFLKYPTRMQQLHFISSYLTAFQNGFENLSNEDKSKTEEDMLMEVNRFALASHFFWGLWSIIQAKISSIEFGYMDYALSRFDAYFDQKRKLKV; the protein is encoded by the exons ATGAAGACCAAGTTCTGTAACGGCGAAACCGAACCCTCCCCGCTGGGGCTGCTGCTCGGCTGTAGCGCCGGCCCCGGGGTGGTCCTGCCCGCCGCGGGGCAGCCGCCGTCGCCGCCCACTCACCCTGAGGCCGAGGGCAAGGAGCTGGCGGGGGTGCGGGCGCCGCAGCAGCAGCCAGCGGCCACGTTGCCGCCACCTGAGGAGGAGCCCGACTCCCGCACCCGCCGCAAGGCGTATCTGTGGTGCAAGGAGTTCCTGCCCGGGGCCTGGCGGGGGCTGCGGGAGGAGCAGCTGCGCATCAGCCCCATCAG AGGTGGCCTCAGCAACATGCTGTTCCAGTGCTCGTTACCTGACACCATGGAGACGGTTGCAGATGAGCCACGAAAAGTTCTCCTCCGCTTATATGGTGCAATCCTACAGATG AGGTCCTGTAATAAAGGAGGATCAGGACAGGCTCAGAAGGAAAATGACTTGCAG GGTGCAGAAGCCATGGTACTGGAGAGTGTTATGTTTGCCATTCTTGCAGAGAGAAATCTTGGCCCGAAGCTGTATGGAATCTTTCCACAAGGCCGATTAGAGGAATTCATTCCA AGCAGAAAGTTAGACACTGAAGAACTAGGCTTACCTGATATATCTGCAGAAATAGCTGAGAAAATGGCCAGGTTTCATGGTATGAAAATGCCATTTAATAAAGAACCTAAATGGCTTTTTGGGACAATGGAAAA GTATCTAAACCAAGTATTGAGGATTAAATTTACCAGAGAATCCCGGATTAGAAAATTGAATAAAATCCTCAGTTACAATCTTCCCCAGGAAATGAAAAGCCTAAG ATCTATGCTTGAAGCTACTTCATCACCAGTTGTCTTTTGCCACAATGACTGCCAAGAAG GTAACGTCTTGCTCTTGGAAGGCAGAGAggattctgaaaaacaaaagctaATGCTTATTGACTTTGAATACAGCAGCTATAATTacag AGGATTTGACATTGCAAATCACTTCTGTGAATGGATGTATGACTACACTTATGAAAAATACCCATTCTTCAAAGCCAGTTTTTTGAAGTATCCCACAAGGATGCAACAG CTTCATTTTATCTCCAGTTACCTGACTGCATTTCAAAATGGATTTGAAAATCTAAGTAATGAAGACAAGTCCAAAACAGAAGAAGATATGTTGATGGAAGTCAATAG GTTTGCCCTGGCATCACACTTCTTCTGGGGCCTGTGGTCCATTATACAAGCGAAGATTTCATCCATAGAGTTTGGATACATG GACTATGCGCTGTCAAGATTTGATGCATACTTTGACCAGAAGAGGAAACTTAAAGTGTGA